A region from the Sphaerodactylus townsendi isolate TG3544 linkage group LG01, MPM_Stown_v2.3, whole genome shotgun sequence genome encodes:
- the TBCE gene encoding LOW QUALITY PROTEIN: tubulin-specific chaperone E (The sequence of the model RefSeq protein was modified relative to this genomic sequence to represent the inferred CDS: deleted 2 bases in 1 codon), producing the protein MSSSIPPDAVGRRILCNGEYGTVLYVGNVPPTTGIWLGVEWDNHQRGKHNGTHEGIQYFECRHPTGGSFIRPNRANFGIDFLSAVRERYGLNDGEQGTENETESLLVIGRKTVERVGFDSIKEKQKQLNKLNDVSVDECTVSLAGPEEEIRKTCPNIRRINLSKNLLSSWMEVIAIACQAENLEIANLSQNKMKFPATSPPASGAFCKLRVLALNQTGVTWAEVLLCATGWLALEELYLASNEISVLQRPTDVLQSLKWLDLSENRLTDGNQLQLIADLPSLERLILSNNGISSICFPDVGFGKKTRNFPSLTHLVINGNRIAEWSVINELDKLQSLQSFDCRNNPLMDVYETAAETVKQTLLSPKNQLLGVKFLLNKFQIFPEERKGAELDYRKTFGIDWIKAGGNQDPDKNRPNEEFFAAHPRFQLFCDKYGAPEDGELKKEQPFSLKQQLLSLTIKCPDKPEQKPISKKLPDSMTIQKVKGLLYRLLRIPGSELKLSYESSKMKGKEFELDNDLKSLQFYSIENEDCILVRW; encoded by the exons CCTCCTGATGCAGTGGGTCGAAGAATCCTCTGTAATGGAGAATATGGAACTGTTCTCTATGTTGGCAATGTTCCTCCTACAACAG GAATTTGGCTTGGAGTAGAATGGGACAACCATCAAAGAGGAAAACATAATGGTACCCATGAAGGAATACAGTATTTTGAATGCAG GCACCCTACAGGGGGATCCTTCATCCGTCCAAATAGGGCAAATTTTGGTATAGATTTCCTTTCTGCTGTAAGGGAGCGCTATGGACTGAATGATGGTGAACAAGGAACTGAAAATGAGACAGAATCATTGTTGGTAATAGGAAGGAAGACAGTGGAACGTGTTGGGTTTGACTctattaaagaaaaacaaaa ACAGTTGAATAAGTTGAATGATGTCTCAGTAGACGAATGTACAGTGAGTCTTGCTGGTCCAGAAGAAGAAATCAGAAAAACATGCCCTA ACATCAGAAGAATAAATCTGTCAAAAAATCTATTGTCATCATGGATGGAAGTGATAGCTATTGCATGCCAAGCTGAAAATCTAGAAATTGCTAATCTCAG tcaaaacaaaatgaaatttccAGCTACTTCACCACCTGCTTCCGGAGCATTTTGTAAACTGAGAGTTCTCGCCCTTAATCAAACAGGCGTAACATGGGCTGAG GTTCTTTTATGTGCTACAGGGTGGCTGGCTCTTGAAGAACTGTACCTTGCTTCAAATGAAATATCAGTTTTACAAAG GCCCACTGATGTTCTGCAATCCTTGAAATGGTTAGACCTTTCGGAAAATCGGTTAACTGATGGGAACCAACTTCAGCTAATAGCAGATCTCCCCAG CTTAGAACGGCTAATACTTTCAAACAATGGAATTTCCTCCATATGCTTTCCTGATGTAGGATTTG gtaagaAGACTAGAAATTTTCCTTCTTTAACACATCTTGTTATAAATGGCAATAGAATAGCAGAA tGGTCAGTTATCAATGAACTTGATAAACTACAAAGTCTTCAGTCATTTGACTGCCGGAACAACCCTTTAATGGATGTGTACGAAACCGCTGCAGAGActgtaaaacaaactttattatcGCCAAAAAATCAGCTGCTGGGCGTT AAGTTTCTTTTGAACAAGTTCCAG ATCTTTCCCGAAGAAAGGAAGGGAGCAGAACTTGACTATAGAAAAACATTTGGAATTGATTGGATAAAGGCTGGTGGTAATCAGGACCCAGATAAAAACAGACCCAATGAAGAATTTTTTGCTGCCCATCCCAGGTTCCAGTTATTCTGTGATA AATATGGTGCCCCTGAAGACGGAGAGCTGAAAAAAGAACAGCCCTTTTCCCTGAAACAGCAACTGCTGT CTTTGACTATTAAGTGTCCTGACAAACCTGAACAGAAGCCCATAAGCAAGAAACTACCAG ATTCTATGACTATTCAGAAGGTCAAAGGATTGCTGTATCGTCTACTGAGAATTCCAGGTTCAGAACTGAAACTATCCTATGAAAGTTCTAAA ATGAAGGGCAAAGAATTTGAACTGGACAATGACCTCAAGTCCTTGCAATTTTACTCTATTGAAAATGAAGACTGCATTCTAGTACGCTGGTAG